A genome region from bacterium includes the following:
- a CDS encoding DUF58 domain-containing protein: protein MIDAPQSPSTSVPAHFQLLDPEAMAKINRLELLARQTVEGFISGRHKSPYRGYSAEFAEHREYAPGDDLRDLDWQVYAKSDRYYIKQYIEETNLRATILLDASGSMGYRGENAAKHQGQPLSKFEYGRFLAASLVRLLLNQQDAVGLVTFDTAIRRYLPCRTRTNHMSVLLEELFKTKPGEESALAPVFHEVAERVHRRGLLIIISDLFDNPENLLKALHHFRFRKHEVILMHVMADEELTFPFKHWSQFRDLEQSGNHLEIDPESLRSAYLSEVRSFLNRIEKGCGEMRIDYVPFSTHQDFDLALASYLAHRKSLVKR from the coding sequence ATGATTGACGCCCCCCAAAGCCCTTCGACCTCCGTTCCGGCCCACTTCCAGTTACTGGATCCTGAGGCGATGGCCAAGATCAACCGGCTTGAACTGCTCGCCCGGCAAACGGTGGAGGGATTCATTTCCGGGCGGCACAAAAGCCCCTACCGCGGCTATTCGGCCGAATTTGCCGAACACCGGGAATATGCGCCGGGCGACGACCTCCGCGATCTCGACTGGCAAGTCTATGCCAAGTCCGACCGCTATTACATCAAGCAGTATATCGAGGAGACCAACCTCCGGGCCACCATTCTGCTGGATGCTTCGGGATCCATGGGCTATCGCGGCGAAAACGCCGCCAAACACCAGGGCCAACCCCTCAGCAAATTCGAGTACGGCCGGTTTCTCGCCGCCAGCCTGGTGCGCCTGCTCCTGAATCAGCAGGATGCGGTCGGCCTGGTGACCTTTGACACGGCGATCCGCCGCTACCTTCCCTGCCGGACCCGGACCAATCACATGAGTGTCCTGCTGGAGGAACTGTTCAAAACGAAACCCGGCGAGGAATCGGCTCTCGCCCCGGTCTTCCACGAGGTGGCTGAACGGGTCCATCGCCGCGGCCTCCTGATCATCATCTCCGACCTGTTTGATAACCCGGAGAACCTCCTCAAGGCGCTCCATCACTTCCGCTTCCGCAAGCACGAGGTCATTCTCATGCATGTGATGGCAGATGAAGAACTGACCTTCCCGTTCAAGCACTGGAGCCAGTTCCGCGATCTGGAGCAATCAGGAAACCATTTGGAAATCGATCCGGAGTCCCTGCGCTCTGCTTATCTGAGCGAAGTCCGATCCTTTCTTAATAGGATCGAAAAAGGCTGCGGCGAGATGCGGATCGACTATGTCCCCTTCTCAACCCATCAGGATTTTGACCTGGCCCTGGCCAGCTATCTGGCACACCGGAAGAGCCTGGTGAAGCGATGA
- a CDS encoding MoxR family ATPase, which translates to MSNIEEHANAVPPPATQGDIETVKALNVAYEKLTKEVRQAIVGQDKVVEEVLVAIFCRGHALLVGVPGLAKTLLVSTLSRVMDLSFKRIQFTPDLMPADITGTDVLEEDRTTGKRAFRFVHGPLFANMVLADEINRTPPKTQAALLEAMQERIVTVGGASFKLPDPFFVLATQNPIEQEGTYPLPEAQLDRFMFMIKVGYPTAAEELAIAKQVTGTYKAQLEPVLSGEDILKLQEIVRRVPAADHVFEYARDLARATRPGPDSPAFVRELIQWGAGPRATINLMMAAKARAILHGRYHATTEDVRELAVCVLRHRIVPTFNADATGITTDQIVQRLLEEIKPSASGSLT; encoded by the coding sequence ATGTCGAACATTGAAGAACATGCCAACGCCGTCCCACCGCCTGCCACCCAGGGCGACATCGAAACAGTCAAAGCGCTGAATGTCGCCTACGAAAAATTGACGAAGGAGGTCCGCCAGGCCATTGTCGGCCAGGACAAGGTGGTCGAAGAGGTCCTCGTGGCCATCTTCTGCCGGGGCCATGCGCTGCTGGTCGGCGTTCCGGGCCTTGCCAAGACCCTGCTGGTGAGCACCCTCTCCCGGGTGATGGATTTGTCATTCAAGCGCATCCAGTTCACCCCCGACCTGATGCCCGCCGACATTACCGGCACTGATGTCCTCGAAGAGGATCGCACCACGGGCAAGCGGGCCTTCCGGTTTGTTCATGGCCCCTTGTTCGCCAACATGGTTCTGGCCGACGAAATCAATCGGACGCCGCCCAAGACCCAGGCCGCGCTGCTGGAAGCCATGCAGGAGCGGATCGTCACCGTGGGCGGAGCCAGCTTCAAACTCCCTGACCCCTTCTTTGTTCTCGCGACCCAGAACCCCATTGAACAGGAGGGAACCTATCCCCTGCCCGAAGCCCAGCTGGACCGCTTCATGTTCATGATCAAGGTGGGTTACCCCACCGCCGCCGAGGAGCTGGCGATTGCCAAGCAAGTCACCGGCACGTACAAGGCCCAGCTTGAACCGGTGTTGTCCGGCGAGGACATCCTTAAGCTGCAGGAGATCGTCCGCCGCGTTCCGGCCGCCGATCATGTGTTTGAGTACGCCCGCGATCTGGCCCGGGCCACCCGCCCCGGACCCGACTCCCCGGCGTTTGTGCGGGAACTCATCCAGTGGGGAGCCGGCCCGCGTGCCACCATCAACTTGATGATGGCCGCCAAAGCCCGCGCCATCCTGCACGGGCGTTATCACGCCACCACGGAAGATGTTCGCGAGCTGGCCGTGTGCGTCCTGCGGCACCGCATCGTGCCCACCTTCAATGCGGATGCCACCGGCATCACCACCGACCAGATTGTCCAGCGGCTGCTGGAAGAAATCAAACCGTCGGCGTCCGGATCGCTGACTTAA
- a CDS encoding sigma 54-interacting transcriptional regulator, giving the protein MTKTAIKRSVRSGLQTVMLPGKGAPRALQLKKAKLLMISSTERGREVPIDKDVFTIGAGAQNDLIVTDAAASRRHCEIHQREEGFFLRDLGSTNGTMVQGVRVCEVYLTQGVEFQVGTTRMVFSPLQETMSYPLSDLEQFGRLNGVSAAMRRVFHLAETYARSDAAILIQGETGTGKELLAEALHAHSPRSKKPFVVIDCGALATGVIESELFGHAKGAFTGAGAERVGAFEAAHGGTVFLDEIGELDLSLQPKLLRVLEKKEVRRLGANTVRPVDVRIIAASNRNLEREVREGRFREDLFYRLSIVKIELPPLRQRKDDIPLLVRCILKDLTGSDDVTAWAEFEKSMTLFRQHDWPGNARELRNVIEMAVRGSTGAIDLGACLSLGRMGATNPDAGADDQSDLPFKEAKNQLVDQFEKDYLVKLLDRNDGNISRAAREAQIERAYLQRLVRKHELNGKD; this is encoded by the coding sequence ATGACTAAGACAGCCATCAAGCGTTCGGTCCGAAGCGGACTCCAGACGGTCATGCTCCCCGGCAAGGGGGCACCACGTGCCTTGCAGTTGAAAAAGGCGAAACTCCTGATGATCAGCAGTACCGAACGGGGACGTGAAGTCCCGATCGACAAGGATGTATTTACGATCGGCGCGGGCGCACAGAACGACCTGATTGTGACGGATGCGGCGGCCTCGCGCCGGCATTGCGAGATTCATCAGCGTGAAGAGGGCTTCTTTTTGCGGGATCTGGGCAGCACCAATGGCACGATGGTGCAGGGGGTCCGGGTCTGTGAGGTGTATCTGACCCAGGGGGTGGAATTCCAGGTGGGGACGACGCGGATGGTGTTCAGTCCGCTGCAGGAAACGATGTCCTATCCCTTGAGTGACTTGGAGCAGTTCGGGCGGTTGAACGGGGTGAGTGCGGCGATGCGCCGGGTCTTTCATCTGGCGGAGACCTATGCCCGGAGCGATGCGGCCATTCTGATTCAAGGGGAGACGGGAACGGGCAAGGAACTCCTGGCCGAGGCGCTGCATGCGCATAGTCCCCGGAGCAAGAAGCCGTTTGTGGTCATTGACTGCGGCGCGTTGGCGACCGGGGTGATCGAAAGCGAATTATTCGGACATGCGAAAGGGGCGTTCACGGGGGCGGGTGCAGAGCGGGTAGGGGCTTTCGAGGCCGCGCATGGAGGGACGGTGTTCCTGGATGAGATTGGCGAGTTGGACCTGTCGTTACAGCCGAAACTGCTACGCGTATTGGAAAAGAAAGAAGTGCGGCGGTTGGGGGCGAATACGGTGCGCCCAGTGGATGTGCGGATCATTGCGGCCTCGAACCGCAACCTGGAGAGGGAGGTCCGTGAGGGCCGGTTCCGTGAAGACCTCTTTTACCGGCTGTCGATTGTGAAAATTGAACTGCCGCCGCTGCGGCAGCGGAAGGATGACATCCCGCTGCTGGTACGCTGCATCCTGAAAGACCTCACGGGGTCCGATGATGTGACGGCCTGGGCGGAGTTTGAGAAAAGTATGACCCTGTTCCGGCAGCATGACTGGCCGGGGAATGCCCGTGAGTTGAGAAATGTGATCGAGATGGCGGTACGCGGTTCGACGGGGGCCATTGATCTGGGGGCCTGCCTCTCACTGGGGCGTATGGGCGCAACGAATCCTGACGCTGGGGCGGATGACCAGTCGGACCTGCCCTTCAAGGAAGCCAAGAACCAGTTGGTTGACCAGTTTGAGAAAGACTATCTGGTGAAATTACTGGATCGCAATGACGGCAATATTTCCCGTGCCGCGCGGGAAGCGCAGATTGAGCGCGCCTATCTGCAACGGTTGGTGCGCAAGCATGAATTGAACGGCAAGGATTGA
- a CDS encoding XRE family transcriptional regulator, protein MELLNQLMPEEMSVALGAKAKALRLLAGWKRLTLAERAGVSGASLKRFEQTGQASLELVLRVAFSLGRLEEFGTLLGPPPARSIDELDRRLRQPLPKRGVR, encoded by the coding sequence ATGGAATTGCTGAATCAATTGATGCCAGAAGAGATGTCGGTAGCCCTGGGGGCCAAAGCGAAGGCGTTGAGGCTGTTAGCTGGATGGAAGCGCCTGACGTTGGCTGAGCGGGCAGGGGTTTCCGGGGCGTCACTCAAACGGTTTGAGCAAACGGGGCAGGCGTCGTTGGAACTTGTTTTGCGTGTCGCCTTTTCCCTAGGCCGACTGGAGGAGTTCGGAACGTTGCTCGGCCCTCCGCCTGCCCGGAGTATCGATGAATTGGACCGGCGTTTACGGCAGCCTCTGCCAAAGCGGGGAGTGCGGTGA